A DNA window from Cutaneotrichosporon cavernicola HIS019 DNA, chromosome: 2 contains the following coding sequences:
- a CDS encoding uncharacterized protein (The AROM polypeptide catalyzes 5 consecutive enzymatic reactions in prechorismate polyaromatic amino acid biosynthesis) — MSDLADVLKISILGQESIHVGFHLLPYIFRTILTTLPSSTYALITDTNLARIYLPDLQDAYATAVKETGSKSRFLTYQVQPGETAKSREVKGEIEDWLLDQKCTRDTVILAFGGGVIGDLSGFVAATFMRGVKVVQIPTTLLAMVDSAVGGKTAIDTPHGKNLVGAFWQPTYIFVDLAFLATLNQREFSNGMAEVVKTAAIWKADDFALLESRAEEISSAVSTKADGFAGRFQKDRSVPQTLLLTVVCGSIYVKAHIVTIDERETGLRNLVNFGHSIGHAIEAVLTPTILHGECVSIGMLLEAEIARHMGVLSQVAVGRLTRALKAYNLPVTLADPRIAKLPASTQLTVERLIDIMRIDKKNSGNDKKIVILSRIGKTYEEKATVVPDVIIRKVLAEAVVVKAGVPTKSPVTMATPGSKSISNRALVLAALGKGTCRIKNLLHSDDTAVMMNALSELKGAEFSWEDGGETIVVEGGAGSLTPPPKNKELYLGNAGTAARFLTTVCAIAQAGNENQTVITGNARMKQRPIGPLVDALRENGTNITYNEATGCLPLDIGADGLHGGHIKLAATVSSQYVSSILLCAPYAKEAVTLELIGGQVISQLYIDMTIAMMAQFGVNVERKKDASGKLLDVYAIPKAVYINPVEYNIESDASSATYPLAIAAITGTTCTIPNIGSSSLQGDARFAKEVLEPMGCTVEQTATSTKVTGPPIGQLRALGNVNMEPMTDAFLTASVLAAVATLPPLPGREVEGLRPEGSRIYGIANQRVKECNRIKAMRDELAKFGIETDEFEDGIVVFGKKHDSLKTGVSVHCYDDHRVAMAHAVLACLVDGTILEEKRCVEKTWPNFWDDLQTKIGIEFEGVELDTEAEASTSAKPPMEHPVLLIGMRGAGKTYIGQIAGETLAGEYTDADEAFIETTGQQVSEFVAEHGWPKFRETETTILARFLREKRGNHVVGLGGGIVESVTARKMLQNHIADGGVVVHVTRDLKDLEAYLDQIGGTAQRPKWGEDFASVFRRREPWYHECSSHEFVNIITPVGGQTVDQHHRAMRAECSRFFKFITGRNNNRPELSGPNAQPTAFLSLTFPDITDSLSSMDVLTEGADAIELRVDLLNADGKTPTTPQLPPAQYVAKQLANLRLVSSLPVVFAVRSKDQGGWAPSNDAASYETLVRQGFRMGAEYVDVELAWPADTITRIVASKRDSALIASWHDWTGNMKWDGPEVAAKYGDGSRFADVVKIVGTAMTQADNAALTIFTERKRRSGSATPLLAINMGGLGQLSRVLNPVLTPITHSALPSRAAPGQLTAQEVMRARSLIGLLPSRKFWLFGSPIAASVSPTLHNTGFGVIGFPHVYGRCEAATITDDVKAALADPDFGGASVTIPLKLEIMPHLAQVSDHARIIGAVNTVIVRTGADGQRELHGDNTDYMAIEEAARANLNPALAAGKDGLTTLVIGAGGTCRAAIYAMHALGSVQIILYNRTLDNAKKVAASFPAEYNIVVADDLTKLPTAPAVVVSTVPGASLTTEQGGEAIYLPPSVLAATGGVAIDMAYKPYQTALLQAAEKAGWSAVPGIEILCLQAFRQFTLWTGKPAPKHAMRKAAMEQYFSS, encoded by the exons ATgtccgacctcgccgacgttcTCAAAATCTCCATCCTCGGACAGGAGTCGATCCATGTCGGcttccacctcctcccctaCATCTTCCGCAccatcctcaccacccttccttcctccacctATGCCCTCATTACTGACACCAACTTGGCGCGCATCTACCTCCCAGACCTCCAGGATGCATACGCGACCGCCGTCAAAGAAACCGGCTCCAAGTCCCGCTTCCTGACCTACCAGGTCCAGCCCGGAGAGACTGCCAAGAGCCGCGAGGTCAAGGGCGAAATCGAGGACTGGCTCCTCGACCAAAAGTGCACGCGCGACACGGTAATCCTCGCTTTTGGCGGTGGTGTCATCGGTGACCTCTCCGGCTTTGTTGCCGCCACCTT caTGCGTGGTGTCAAAGTCGTTCAGATCCCCACGACGCTGCTGGCCATGGTCGACTCAGCAGTCGGCGGCAAGACGGCCATCGACACGCCTCATGGCAAgaacctcgtcggcgcgttcTGGCAGCCAACCTACATTTTTGTCGACCTGGCTTTCTTGGCAACGCTGAACCAGCGAGAGTTCTCCAACGGCAtggccgaggtcgtcaagACAGCCGCCATCTGGAAGGCCGACGACTTTGCACTCCTCGAGTCGCGTGCCGAGGAGATCTCCTCGGCTGTATCCACCAAAGCGGACGGCTTCGCCGGCCGCTTCCAGAAGGACCGCTCGGTGCCGCAGACGCTTCTGCTTACGGTTGTGTGTGGCTCCATTTACGTCAAGGCGCACATTGTCACCAttgacgagcgcgagacTGGCCTCCGTAACCTCGTCAACTTTGGTCACAGCATCGGACACGCTATCGAGGCCGTCCTCACCCCGACCATCCTGCACGGCGAGTGCGTGTCGATCGGCATGCttctcgaggccgagattGCGCGCCACATGGGTGTCCTCTCTCAGGTCGCCGTCGGGCGTCTCACCCGTGCACTCAAGGCGTACAACCTGCCCGTGACGTTGGCCGACCCTCGTATCGCCAAGCTCCCCGCCTCGACGCAGCTTACAGTCGAGCGCCTCATCGACATTATGCGCATCGACAAGAAGAACTCAGGAAACGACAAGAAGATTGTCATCCTGTCCCGCATCGGCAAGACGtacgaggagaaggcgacCGTTGTCCCAGACGTGATTATCCGCAAGGTCCTCGCAGaggctgtcgtcgtcaaggcgGGCGTGCCCACCAAGTCGCCTGTCACCATGGCCACGCCTGGATCCAAGTCGATCTCGAACCGTGCGCTCGTGCTTGCCGCGCTTGGCAAGGGCACGTGCCGCATCAAGAACCTTCTGCACTCGGACGACACGGCGGTCATGATGAACGCCCTGTccgagctcaagggcgCCGAGTTCTCGTGGGAGGACGGGGGTGAGACGATTGTCGTGGAGGGCGGTGCGGGCAGCCTCACACCCCCGCCCAAGAACAAGGAGCTGTACCTCGGCAACGCGGGCACGGCCGCGCGCTTCCTCACCACCGTCTGTGCTATCGCCCAAGCAGGTAACGAGAATCAGACCGTCATCACCGGCAACGCACGTATGAAGCAGCGCCCCATCGGcccgctcgtcgacgctctGCGTGAGAATGGCACCAACATTACGTATAACGAGGCTACTGGCTGCCTTCCCCTCGACATTGGCGCTGACGGCCTGCATGGCGGACACATCAAGCTCGCCGCGACCGTCTCGAGCCAGTACGTCTCGTCGATCCTCCTCTGTGCGCCCtacgccaaggaggccgtcaccctcgagctcatcggCGGCCAGGTCATCAGCCAGCTATACATTGACATGACGATTGCCATGATGGCCCAGTTCggcgtcaatgtcgagcGCAAGAAGGACGCCAGCGGtaagctcctcgacgtctACGCCATCCCCAAGGCCGTCTACATCAACCCTGTAGAGTACAACATCGAGTCGGACgcatcgagcgcgacgtacccgctcgccatcgctgCTATCACCGGCACGACGTGCACCATCCCCAACAtcggctcgagctcgctccAGGGCGATGCGCGCTTCGCCAAGGAAGTCCTCGAGCCCATGGGATGCACCGTCGAGCAGACCGCCACGTCGACCAAGGTCACTGGCCCGCCCATCGGCCAGCTCCGCGCTTTGGGCAATGTCAACATGGAGCCCATGACTGacgccttcctcaccgCATCGgtcctcgctgccgtcgcaaccctcccacccctccctggccgcgaggtcgagggcctcCGCCCTGAGGGCTCACGCATCTACGGCATCGCCAACCAGCGTGTCAAGGAGTGCAACCGCATCAAGGCGATGCGTGACGAACTGGCCAAGTTCGGCATCGAGACCGATGAGTTCGAGGACGGCATCGTCGTCTTCGGCAAGAAGCACGACTCGCTCAAGACTGGTGTGTCGGTCCACTGCTACGATGACCATCGCGTGGCCATGGCGCACGCAGTCCTGGCgtgcctcgtcgacggcaccattctcgaggagaagcgctGCGTCGAGAAGACGTGGCCCAACTTCTGGGACGACCTGCAGACTAAGATCGGCATTGAGTttgagggcgtcgagctcgacactgaggcggaggcgtcaacctcggccaAGCCTCCTATGGAGCACCCTGTGCTGCTTATCGGCATGCGCGGCGCCGGCAAGACGTACATTGGGCAGATTGCCGGCGAGACCCTGGCTGGCGAGTACACGGACGCAGACGAGGCTTTCATTGAGACAACTGGGCAACAGGTTTCCGAGTTCGTTGCAGAGCACGGCTGGCCCAAGTTCCGTGAGACGGAGACGACCATCCTCGCGCGTTTCCTTCGTGAGAAACGGGGCAACCACGTCGTTGGTCTCGGCGGCGGTATCGTCGAGTCGGTGACGGCACGCAAGATGCTCCAGAATCACATCGCCGACGGCGGTGTGGTCGTGCACGTCACTcgcgacctcaaggacctTGAGGCGTACCTCGACCAGATCGGCGGCACGGCCCAACGGCCCAAGTGGGGCGAGGACTTTGCGTCCGTCTTCCGGCGCCGCGAGCCGTGGTACCACGAGTGCAGCAGCCACGAGTTTGTGAACATCATCACACCCGTCGGCGGCCAGACGGTGGACCAGCACCATCGTGCCATGCGTGCCGAGtgctcgcgcttcttcaAGTTCATCACTGGACGAAACAACAACCGCCCCGAGCTCTCGGGCCCCAACGCTCAGCCTACAGCtttcctctccctcacgTTCCCGGACATTACCGACTCTCTGTCTAGCATGGACGTGTTGAcggagggcgcggacgcGATCGAGCTCCGCGTTGACCTTCTCAACGCTGACGGCAAGACACCCACGACGCCGCAGCTCCCGCCCGCACAGTACGTCGCcaagcagctcgccaacctccgccTTGTGTCGTCGCTCCCTGTTGTCTTCGCTGTCCGCTCCAAGGACCAGGGCGGGTGGGCGCCGTCCAACGACGCTGCCAGCTACGAGACGCTCGTGCGGCAGGGCTTCCGCATGGGCGCCGAGTACGTCGATGTAGAGCTTGCGTGGCCCGCGGACACGATCACGCGCATCGTCGCCAGCAAACGTGACAGCGCGCTCATCGCGTCGTGGCACGACTGGACCGGCAACATGAAGTGGGACGGACCCGAAGTGGCTGCCAAGTACGGCGATGGCTCGCGCTTCGCCGATGTTGTCAAGATTGTCGGCACGGCAATGACCCAGGCGGACAACGCCGCGCTGACCATCTTCACCGAGCGGAAACGTCGCTCGGGTAGTGCTACTCCGCTGCTTGCCATCAACATGGGCGGGTTAGGCCAGCTCTCGCGCGTCCTCAACCCAGTCCTCACGCCGATCACGCACTCTGCACTTCCCAGCCGCGCGGCTCCGGGCCAGCTCACGGCGCAGGAGGTGATGCGGGCGCGCAGCCTGATTGGCTTGCTCCCATCCCGTAAATTCTGGCTGTTCGGTTCGCCAATCGCGGCGTCTGTCAGCCCCACGCTGCACAACACGGGTTTCGGCGTGATTGGCTTCCCACACGTGTACGGGCGCTGCGAGGCGGCGACCATCACGGACGATGTCAAGGCTGCCCTCGCGGACCCCGACTTTGGTGGCGCGAGCGTGACGATCCCTCTCAAGCTGGAGATTATGccccacctcgcccaggTTAGCGACCACGCGCGCATTATCGGGGCCGTGAACACGGTGATTGTGCGTACGGGTGCGGACGGGCAGCGGGAGCTGCACGGTGACAACACGGACTACATGGCGATTGAGGAAGCGGCACGCGCCAACCTGAACCCCGCCCTGGCTGCTGGCAAGGACGGCCTTACGACCTTGGTAATTGGGGCGGGCGGCACGTGCCGTGCGGCCATCTACGCGATGCACGCGCTCGGCTCCGTCCAGATCATCCTGTACAACCGTACGCTCGACAacgccaagaaggtcgCGGCTTCCTTCCCGGCCGAGTACAACATTGTGGTGGCCGACGACCTCACCAAGCTCCCCACTGCCCCAGCCGTTGTAGTCTCGACAGTGCCCGGTGCGTCCCTCACTACCGAgcagggcggcgaggccatctacctccctccctctgTGCTCGCCGCGACCGGTGGCGTCGCCATCGACATGGCGTACAAGCCGTACCAGACTGCGCTGCTTCAGGCTGCTGAGAAGGCTGGCTGGTCGGCGGTGCCGGGCATCGAGATCCTGTGCCTCCAGGCCTTCAGGCAGTTTACGTTGTGGACAGGCAAGCCAGCCCCGAAGCACGCGATGCGCAAGGCGGCGATGGAGCAGTACTTCTCGTCGTAG
- a CDS encoding uncharacterized protein (Protein of unknown function (DUF3808)), with protein sequence MRKFSLSRKSSANDVRGLSGKDRPPSSWPTSSSPAPSASGASTPPALDGSARTRKPSIAAKSKRRLSAIFNASPQRDRGTSASPAPEAPPSTSGTSVAPSVQSVKEGSPPPSLISTPAESTTLATESGTERNADSNGSTEVTAGVAVLNVNGTHPLSQSIVPTTPERLVVPVVAPAVSTPGVSGASTPTRIQSLYSQWGLDDSESDDDEAGYATPSEGLSDLEEEPEEEDDVKTPAGSELPNGHGAAVASTTAMSVEAPAGTAASIGGAAPIDPASDSGPKVTRSAAGAAKVVNREYKRGNPSDIDQAAALAPDLDICREVLRLFLTSKMKESEDMLVAADPENKHMYLQSGHSVIQALKGLMTFGSDDLISALEIAKATTLTATALRRPTEGVFSKLRPGASLQRIRHMSPLERHAELVYAETLLVKAIIAIVGGGDWMGLIREAFNMRTAHGIYRSLQIFLEVSDKDGFDEDVDMDFRSGVLLGTGTSSLMLSLLPAKVLKVAEVFGYAGDRTIALKTLMSAGGWSDGSDVPAYNEDNEGVRRPICDMILLTFHLVISVLIPVSGVDIPAARKILAYNMRRYPDGIFFLYFQARLHTNECEPELANASLQKALDLDLEYVQLQHMCLWDYGCNYFQMADWNGARQCFDILRRESNWSRAVYTYATAVNIIELVAAGAKVPEATEAEAVALIESLPKLSKKIAGKSLPIEKLVNRKGRKYVAQGNMLFLPAMELARMLVSKWLPHLNAEIARLEASTPEEWGNGQQYWDDYALGHFLRGCVQFTAAYQPPEATASALAPQAGDPGTAALDSGAEADFQAVVDVAPKIRLDHHILFHNHYEFGRLYSRRGDAPNAQFHFDVVMHNKLPAGNSHIGKGKYSLEGALQIKTHAAMSALHEDQTKQRGGFAPKEQE encoded by the exons ATGCGCAAGTTCTCACTCTCACGCAAGAGCTCGGCAAACGACGTCCGCGGGCTTAGCGGCAAGGATCGCCCGCCTTCTTCATGgccgacatcctcgagtcccgcgccgagcgctagcggcgcgtcgacgccgccggcctTAGACGGGTCGGCGCGGACGCGCAAGCCGTCTATCGC cgccaAGTCGAAGCGCCGCCTGTCGGCTATCTTCAACGCGTCGCCGCAGCGCGACCGCGGCACATCGGCATCTCCTGCACCAGAAGCTCCGCCTTCTACGAGTGGTACCTCTGTGGCACCGTCCGTACAGTCTGTTAAGGAAGGATCACCGCCTCCGTCGCTAATCTCGACACCAGCCGAATCGACAACGCTCGCTACCGAGTCGGGAACCGAGCGTAACGCTGACTCTAACGGCTCGACCGAGGTGACTGCCGGCGTGGCGGTGCTCAACGTCAACGGCACGCATCCGCTCTCGCAATCGATTGTACCGACTACACCGGAGCGGCTGGTTGTGCCTGTTGTGGCCCCAGCAGTCTCGACGCCCGGTGTGTCGGGCGCGTCGACTCCCACGCGCATCCAGAGCCTGTACTCCCAGTGGGGCCTTGACGACTCGGAaagcgacgacgacgaggcgggaTACGCGACACCGTCCGAGGGACTGTCAGACCTCGAAGAGGAGcccgaagaggaggacgacgtgaAGACTCCTGCTGGGAGCGAGCTGCCCAACGGCCACGGGGCGGCGGTAGCATCCACCACGGCGATGAGCGTCGAGGCCCCCGCCGGTACCGCCGCAAGCATTGGCGGAGCCGCACCTATCGACCCAGCAAGTGACTCGGGTCCGAAAGTGACGCGCTCGGCTGCTGgcgcggccaaggtcgtcaaCCGCGAGTACAAGCGCGGCAACCCGAGTGACATTGACCAGGCGGCCGCGCTTGCGCCCGACCTTGACATCTGCCGCGAGGTGCtccgcctcttcctcacgAGCAAGATGAAGGAGTCGGAAGACAtgctcgtcgcggccgacCCCGAGAACAAGCACATGTACCTCCAGAGCGGGCACAGTGTGATCCAGGCGCTCAAGGGCCTTATGACGTTTGGGAGCGACGACTTGATCAGCGCACTGGAGATCGCCAAGGCCACCACGTTGACGGCGACAGCTCTCCGCCGCCCAACCGAGGGTGTGTTCAGCAAGCTGCGACCCGGCGCGAGCTTGCAGCGTATTCGCCACATGAGCCCACTCGAGCGTCACGCTGAGCTCGTGTACGCCGAGACCCtgctcgtcaaggccatCATCGCTATTgttggtggcggcgacTGGATGGGTCTCATCCGCGAGGCGTTCAACATGCGTACCGCCCACGGCATCTACCGGTCGCTCCAGATCTTCTTGGAGGTGTCGGACAAGGATGGctttgacgaggatgtTGACATGGACTTCCGCTCCGGCGTGCTTTTGGGCACGGGCACCAGCTCGCTCATGCTCTCCCTCCTGCCGGCCAAGGTgctcaaggtcgccgaAGTGTTTGGGTACGCGGGCGATCGGACGATTGCGCTCAAGACGCTCATGAGCGCCGGCGGGTGGAGCGACGGCTCGGATGTCCCGGCGTATAACGAGGACAATGAGGGTGTCCGCCGCCCGATCTGCGATATGATCCTCCTCACATtccacctcgtcatctcggTACTCATCCCCGTGTCAGGCGTCGACATTCCCGCCGCTAGAAAGATTCTCGCGTACAACATGCGCCGATACCCGGACGGTATCTTCTTCCTGTACTTCCAGGCGCGGCTTCACACGAACGAGTGTGAGCctgagctcgccaacgcgTCGCTGCAGAAGgcgcttgacctcgacctcgagtATGTGCAGCTCCAGCACATGTGTCTCTGGGACTATGGGTGCAACTACTTTCAGATGGCGGACTGGAACGGCGCGCGGCAATGCTTCGACATCTTGCGCCGCGAGAGCAACTGGTCTCGCGCAGTATACACTTACGCAACGGCCGTCAACATCATTGAGCTTGTTGCTGCTGGCGCCAAGGTTCCCGAGGCGACGGAGGCTgaggccgtcgccctcatcgAGAGCCTGCCAAAGCTCTCGAAGAAGATTGCCGGCAAGTCGCTCCCGATAGAAAAGCTGGTGAACCGCAAGGGCCGCAAGTACGTTGCGCAGGGCAACATGCTCTTCTTGCCAGCCATGGAGCTGGC GCGTATGCTGGTGTCAAAGTGGCTCCCTCACCTCAACGCAGAGATTGCGCGCCTTGAGGCCTCCACGCCAGAGGAGTGGGGCAATGGCCAGCAGTACTGGGACG actACGCGCTTGGCCACTTTCTGCGTGGCTGTGTCCAGTTCACAGCGGCCTACCAGCCTCCAGAagcgacggcctcggcacTCGCTCCCCAGGCCGGGGACCCCGGTACAGCAGCCCTCGACTCTGGCGCCGAGGCAGACTTCCAGGCTGTTGTGGACGTCGCGCCAAAGATCAGGCTCGACCACCACATCCTGTTCCACAACCATTACGAGTTTGGACGGTTGTACTCGCGGCGCGGAGACGCCCCGAACGCTCAGTTCCACTTTGACGTTGTCATGCACAACAAGCTTCCTGCCGGCAACTCGCACAtcggcaagggcaagtACTCTCTCGAGGGTGCGCTGCAGATCAAGACGCATGCGGCGATGAGCGCACTTCACGAGGATCAGACTAAGCAGCGGGGCGGCTTTGCGCCAAAGGAGCAGGAGTAA